One region of Mugil cephalus isolate CIBA_MC_2020 chromosome 17, CIBA_Mcephalus_1.1, whole genome shotgun sequence genomic DNA includes:
- the slc2a2 gene encoding solute carrier family 2, facilitated glucose transporter member 2, which translates to MCVSARVHVCVSVCVRRLVSGHSVIRHLALIDHYQTRGSHSAAIMETGKQLTGTLAVAVFTAALGSLQYGYSLGVINAPQKVIEKHYGRSLGVWSERDDALSENTTEEHMEAGQHPSVIMYWSLSVSIFSIGGMLSSFLVGFVADLRGRVKGMLMVNVLAVIAGLLMGFCRLWKPHIMVIAGRAVMGFYCGLTSGLVPMYIGEIAPKAYRGALGTLHQLAIVIGILLSQVIGLDFVLGNDKMWPLLLGLSGAPAVLQTLMLPLCPESPRYLYILLGQDQEARKSLYRLKGPHDPAVELEEMRREKEEADKEPRVSILSLMCSTVYRQQLFVALMMHLSQQLSGVNAIFYYSTDIFQRARVAQPVYATIGVGVINMIFTLLSVALVDRAGRRTLMLAGLAGMSCCAIAMTVGLKFQNDYAWMSYVSMSAIFLFVSFFEIGPGPIPWFIVAEIFSQGPRPAAIALAGCCNWTSNFIIGMTFPYIQEWLDAYVFILFAVLLIGFTAFIYFRVPETKGKSFEEIAAVFQKKRPVPKDITELEQLKTSTDA; encoded by the exons atgtgtgtgtctgcgcgcgtgcatgtgtgtgtatctgtgtgtgttcgtcGATTAGTGAGTGGACACAGCGTGATCAGACATCTAGCTCTCATTGATCATTACCAAACTCGTGGCTCACACTCTGCAGCAATCATGGAGACGGGAAAG CAGCTAACGGGTACGCTGGCCGTGGCTGTATTCACAGCAGCTCTCGGGTCCCTACAGTATGGATACAGTCTTGGAGTCATTAATGCGCCACAGAAG GTCATTGAAAAGCACTACGGTCGATCCCTGGGGGTGTGGTCAGAGAGGGATGATGCCCTGTCAGAAAACACCACAGAGGAGCACATGGAGGCAGGACAGCACCCTTCCGTGATCATGTACTGGTCACTGTCTGTGTCGATCTTCTCCATCGGCGGCATGTTGTCCTCCTTCCTGGTCGGATTTGTGGCAGACCTTAGAGGAAG AGTGAAGGGCATGTTAATGGTCAATGTTCTGGCTGTAATTGCTGGACTGCTGATGGGCTTTTGCAGGCTATGGAAGCCTCACATCATGGTCATCGCAGGCCGTGCTGTCATGGGTTTTTACTGTG GGTTGACATCTGGGCTCGTGCCTATGTACATTGGAGAGATTGCACCCAAGGCCTACAGAGGGGCTCTGGGGACGTTACACCAGCTGGCTATTGTCATCGGCATCCTTCTTAGCCAG GTAATAGGCTTGGACTTTGTGCTTGGCAATGATAAAATGTGGCCGCTGCTGCTGGGTCTGTCCGGAGCCCCGGCGGTGTTACAGACTCTCATGCTGCCTCTATGCCCTGAGAGCCCACGGTACCTTTACATATTACTGGGCCAGGATCAAGAGGCTAGAAAAA GCCTGTATCGCCTAAAGGGGCCGCATGATCCAGCTGTTGAACTGGAAGagatgaggagagagaaagaggaggcagaCAAGGAACCCAGGGTCTCCATCCTTTCCTTG ATGTGCTCGACTGTGTACAGACAGCAACTGTTTGTGGCCCTCATGATGCACCTCTCCCAACAGTTGTCGGGCGTCAACGCG aTCTTTTATTATTCTACGGATATCTTCCAACGAGCTCGTGTCGCCCAGCCAGTTTACGCCACTATCGGAGTCGGAGTCATCAACATGATATTCACCCTGTTGTCT GTTGCGCTGGTGGACAGGGCTGGCAGGCGCACTCTGATGCTGGCTGGTCTGGCAGGGATGTCCTGCTGCGCCATCGCCATGACAGTGGGCCTCAAATTCCAG AATGACTACGCGTGGATGAGCTACGTCAGCATGTCGGCCATCTTCCTCTTCGTGAGTTTCTTCGAGATCGGCCCCGGCCCCATCCCGTGGTTCATCGTGGCCGAAATTTTCAGCCAGGGACCCCGGCCCGCGGCCATCGCTCTCGCTGGCTGCTGTAACTGGACCAGCAACTTCATCATAGGCATGACCTTTCCATacatacag GAGTGGCTGGATGCTTACGTCTTCATCCTGTTTGCTGTGTTGCTCATTGGGTTCACTGCGTTTATTTATTTCCGAGTACCCGAGACCAAGGGCAAATCTTTCGAGGAGATCGCTGCTGTCTTCCAGAAAAAGCGCCCGGTGCCCAAAGACATTACTGAACTGGAGCAGCTCAAAACGTCCACGGACGCTTAA